GCCTCCCATTTCACGGAGAAGCCGGTGCAGTGGATGGACGTGGTCCTGGAGGGCGTGAATTCCCTGTCCACCCGTTTGGTGGGGCCGCCTCCGCCGCCCGCCGAACCCGCTCCGGCCCGTTTTGTCCCGACCGTACCCCAGGCCCGCGCCGAGACCCCGGACGAGGCCCAGGCGGCCGACGCGACGCTCCGGTTTCCGGGCGCGGGCAGCCTGCGCACCCGGACCATGGCCGATCTGCTGGCCTCCCAAGGCGACTACACCGGGGCTTTGGCAATTTACAAGGAACTGTGGATGGGCGCTCAGCCGGGCTTCGAACGCGAGGATCTGGCTGGACGCATTGAGAAGATGGAGGCGGAGCTGCGTGAAGGAACCCCGGCGTCGCGTCCGGGCGTGGAGGCGGAAGACGCCTTCAGCCGTCACGCCAAAAATCGGCTCATCGGCACGTTGGAAGCCCTGGCGGCCCGCTTCGAGGCGCGCGTCCGGGCATGACCGGGCGGCCTTCCGGCCCCCGCTCGTGATGATCCGCCCGGGCGTCCGGGCCTGAGAAGTGAGGCTTGTCCTTGTTGCGACGTTTTCTGTTTCTGGTCTTGTCCCTGACCCTTCTGGCCGGATGCGCCTCCATGGACGACACATGGGAGGGCACTAAGAAGGCGGCCAAGACCGCCTGGTCCTCCACCAACGACTTCGTCAATCCCAATCCCGAGATCGACGTCGACCGCTACAAGATGGAGAACCCCAACCAGGAGAAGCTGGCGCGGCTGTTCACCTCCGTGGACCAGCACGTGCTCCGGCTCATGCGCTTCGTGGGCGACCAGGATCTGCGCCCCACGGAGGAGTGGATCGCTCTCCTGTTTCAGCGCTTCCCCTGGATCAACGGGCTGATCGTGGCCGATGGCGAGGGTCGCATTCTGGACCGCCGCCCCCCCCAGCCGGTGAAACCCTTCAGCCACCCGCTCTGGTTCGAGGCCGTCTGGCGCGACACCATTCTCAAAAGCGTGGTGGACAACACCGAACTCGGGCCGGAACTGTACTTCGGCACCCCCATCTACAAGGACGTGAGCCTCGACGGGCTCATCGTGGTGCACTTCGACCCGCGCACCTTGTTCAGTTTCTGCCCCGAACCCGACCAGCTCATCATTCTGGCGCCTGGACGCGGGGTCTGGACCCCGAACAAGGCGGTGGACACGGCCGCGCTCGGCCAACTGCCCTGGGATGAGATCCTCAAGGACCACGTGAACGGGCAGGTGCAGGCCGGCGGCAAGTATTACACTTGGCTGGCCCGCTACGTGGGCCGGGATCTCTTCGTCTACCTCACCGAGAGCGTGGACCCCAAGATCGATGGCCGGAGCTGGTTCTTCTAACGGACCGCGCGCAAGAAACGGAGATTGTCATGGCTCCCCAGATCACCGTCACCGAACATCTGCTGCTGCATCAGAAAAAGACCCCCACGGCCACCGGCCGTTTCACCCGGTTGTTCAACGAGATCATCCTTTCGGCCAAGATCATCTCCCGCGAGGTGACCAAGGCCGGATTGGTGGACGTGCTGGGCTTCACCGGCGACACCAACGTCCAGGGCGAGGAGGTCCGCAAGCTCGACGAATACGCCAATCGCGTGCTCATCCACCGTCTGTCCCGCTGCGGCGTGCTCTGCGCCATGGCCTCGGAGGAGAACGCGGACGTCATCGAGATCGCGGCCGGTCTGCCCGTGGGCGAGTACATTCTCATCTTCGACCCCCTGGACGGCTCTTCGAACATTGACGCCAACGTGAGCATCGGCACCATCTTCTCCATCCTGCGCCGCAAGACGCCGGTGGAGGGTCCGCTGCTTTCCAGCGACGTGCTCCAGAAGGGCGCTGAACAGGTGGCCGCCGGGTACATCGTCTACGGCTCCTCGACCATGCTCGTGTTCACCACCGGCGACGGGGTGCATGGCTTCACCCTGGACCCGGGCGTGGGCGAGTTCCTGCTCTCCCATCCGAACATCCGCATCCCCGAGCAGGGCCGGATCTATTCCGTGAACGAGGGCTACCAGCACTACTGGGACGAGGCCACGCGCAAGGTCATGGAGCACTTCAAGGACTCCGAGGGCGCGCGCCGCAAGCCCTACAGCCTGCGCTACATCGGCTCCCTGGTTGCCGACTTCCACCGCAATCTGCTCTACGGCGGCGTCTTCCTCTATCCGGCGGACAGCCGCGATCCCAAGAAGCCCGGCGGCAAGCTGCGTCTCATGTGCGAAGCCAACCCCCTGTCCATGGTCGTGGAGCAGGCCGGCGGCTTGGCCACCGACGGGGTGCGCCGCATCCTGGACATCGAGCCCGAACACCTGCACCAGCGCGTGCCCCTGGTCATCGGTTCCCGCGACGACGTGCTCAAGATCAAGGAAATCTACGAGTCCTTTTCCTGATGCTCTGCCTCGGCATTGAATCCTCTTGCGACGAGACGGCCGTGGCCGTGGTCTCGGAGGGCGGGCTTCTGGCCGAACGTCTGGCCTCCCAGGCCGACATGCACGCCTTGTTCGGCGGCGTGGTCCCCGAGATCGCGGCCCGGGAACACCTGAGCGTGCTGCCCGTGCTCTGCCGAGAGGCCCTGGCCGAGGCCGGAGTCGCCCCGGCCGACCTGAACGGCGTGGCCGTGGCCAGGGGGCCCGGCCTGCTGGGCTGTCTGCTGGTGGGGCTTTCCTTCGCCAAGGGCTTCTGCCTCGGTACGGGCGCCCGGCTCGTGGGCGTGAACCATCTGCACGCCCATCTTCTCGCACCCGGGCTGGAACGGGAGATGGTCTTCCCGGCTCTGGGCCTGCTCGTCTCCGGCGGCCACACCCACCTTTATCGCATGGACTCGCCGGGCCGGTTCCTGCTCCTCGGCCGGACCCTGGACGACGCGGCCGGGGAGGCCTTCGACAAGGTGGCCAAGCGCCTCAATTTTCCCTATCCCGGCGGCCGGTTCCTGGACGAGTTGGCCCGGGAGGCGGAGCCGGATCACGATCTCTTTCCGCGCGCCTACATCGACAACGACAACCTGGATTTCAGCTTCAGCGGTCTGAAGACGGCCGTGGTCTCCCATGTGGACGCCCATCCCGGGCTGCGCGCCGCGCGCATGACCGGACCAGGGGAACCCGGCGGGGAGGGAGGGGACCGCGCGGCCCTGGCGCGGGTCTGCGCCTCCTTCAACTGGGCCGTATCCGATACTCTGCGCATCAAGGCCGAACGGGCCCTGGACCGCGAACGGGGAATCAGGGCGCTGGTGGTGGCGGGGGGCGTGGCCGCCAATTCCGGCATCCGCACGGCCATGGGTGATCTGGCCCGCCGGCGGGGGCTGGAGCTGTTCCTGCCCAGCCCGCGGCTATGCACGGACAACGCCGCCATGGTGGCCCACGCGGGATTCCTGTCCCTATCCATGGGCCGCCGTCACGGCCTGGATCTGGAAGCCGTGCCCAGGGGACGCGTCGTGCCCGAGGATTGGCTCCAAGGCACGGACTGAGCGGACTTCGCGCCGGGGCTTCTTGACAGCGGGCCCGCCTCGAACTACTCTTTCGAATCTAGCTGCATGTCACTTTTGTGAACCGATTCCGGCCGGATTCCCCGCCCGGATCGGGCATGGGCGAAGCCGGAAAAAAGGAGATACCATATGGCGATTCAGGTGACCGACGCCAACTTCCAGGACGAAGTGCTGAAGTGCGATCTGCCCGTGCTGGTGGACTTCTGGGCGCCCTGGTGCGGCCCCTGCCGGGCCATGGGGCCGGTGATCGATGAGCTGGCCGGCGAATACACTGGGCAGGTCAAGATTTGCAAGATGAACGTTGACGAGAATTCTGCCACTCCGAGCAAATACGGCATCCGGGCCATTCCGACCCTGATTCTGTTCAAGGGCGGCGAGGTGCTGGACCAGACCACCGGCGCCGTGTCCAAGAGCAGCATCAAGGAAATGCTCTCCAAGAAGGCTCTGGGCTGAGACGAATGAAGAGTTACGACGCCGTCGTCATCGGGGGCGGTCCGGCAGGCATGACGGCCGCCCTTTATCTTTTGCGGGCCGGCGCCTCCGTGGCCCTGGTGGAGAAGCTCTCGCCCGGCGGTCAGGTTCTGATGACCTCGGAGATCGAGAACTACCCCGGTTTCCCCAAGGGCATCAAGGGCTACGAGCTGGCGGACTTGATGACCGCCCACGTGGGAGTCTATCCGCACGACACCCTCAACGACGAAGTGCGCGAGATTCGCACGGTCGGCAAGCGCCACCAGATCCTGGTGGGATCGGACTGGATTGAGGCCAAGGCCGTGATCCTCTGTTCCGGCGCGCGTTACCGCAAGCTCGGGGTTCCCGGAGAGGAAGCCTTCATTGGCCGGGGCGTGTC
The genomic region above belongs to Desulfovibrio aminophilus DSM 12254 and contains:
- the trxA gene encoding thioredoxin; translation: MAIQVTDANFQDEVLKCDLPVLVDFWAPWCGPCRAMGPVIDELAGEYTGQVKICKMNVDENSATPSKYGIRAIPTLILFKGGEVLDQTTGAVSKSSIKEMLSKKALG
- the tsaD gene encoding tRNA (adenosine(37)-N6)-threonylcarbamoyltransferase complex transferase subunit TsaD → MLCLGIESSCDETAVAVVSEGGLLAERLASQADMHALFGGVVPEIAAREHLSVLPVLCREALAEAGVAPADLNGVAVARGPGLLGCLLVGLSFAKGFCLGTGARLVGVNHLHAHLLAPGLEREMVFPALGLLVSGGHTHLYRMDSPGRFLLLGRTLDDAAGEAFDKVAKRLNFPYPGGRFLDELAREAEPDHDLFPRAYIDNDNLDFSFSGLKTAVVSHVDAHPGLRAARMTGPGEPGGEGGDRAALARVCASFNWAVSDTLRIKAERALDRERGIRALVVAGGVAANSGIRTAMGDLARRRGLELFLPSPRLCTDNAAMVAHAGFLSLSMGRRHGLDLEAVPRGRVVPEDWLQGTD
- the fbp gene encoding class 1 fructose-bisphosphatase, whose translation is MAPQITVTEHLLLHQKKTPTATGRFTRLFNEIILSAKIISREVTKAGLVDVLGFTGDTNVQGEEVRKLDEYANRVLIHRLSRCGVLCAMASEENADVIEIAAGLPVGEYILIFDPLDGSSNIDANVSIGTIFSILRRKTPVEGPLLSSDVLQKGAEQVAAGYIVYGSSTMLVFTTGDGVHGFTLDPGVGEFLLSHPNIRIPEQGRIYSVNEGYQHYWDEATRKVMEHFKDSEGARRKPYSLRYIGSLVADFHRNLLYGGVFLYPADSRDPKKPGGKLRLMCEANPLSMVVEQAGGLATDGVRRILDIEPEHLHQRVPLVIGSRDDVLKIKEIYESFS
- a CDS encoding tetratricopeptide repeat protein, encoding MTKKIEWYQEVLSLEPGSKVFFALAKLFVETGQLEAAVNTLRQGLDRHPDFLEARLLLAQVLVRLERPGEAALAVEPVTRALRVYPDFWRLWAQSVVDVQRDFAVFLMLVASHFTEKPVQWMDVVLEGVNSLSTRLVGPPPPPAEPAPARFVPTVPQARAETPDEAQAADATLRFPGAGSLRTRTMADLLASQGDYTGALAIYKELWMGAQPGFEREDLAGRIEKMEAELREGTPASRPGVEAEDAFSRHAKNRLIGTLEALAARFEARVRA